One region of Dokdonia sp. 4H-3-7-5 genomic DNA includes:
- a CDS encoding sugar phosphate isomerase/epimerase family protein yields MKKYLLGTFLCAFTLISCKTDQKKEGDNASAKAKIENTQKVAPVFKHSLAQWSLHKPFLDGTMNPKNFPQIAKDLGFTGVEYVTQLYPELQDKSDYEEKIMNWAREMKEQSDAAGIDNVIIMVDRDGELADPDNSKREEAIAVHKYWMGAARIIGAHSVRANLFGEEDPKKWHEYSVSSLRELSAYGEKVGVNIVIENHGGWSSDGAKLAAVMTEVDSDYAGTLPDFGNFCVKREGGARWGAPCIEEYDTYKGIVELMPFAKGVSAKSYNFDENGNETKLDYARIMQIVADSGFEGYVGTEYEGPLEDPKEGIALTKALVQKSIDNLK; encoded by the coding sequence ATGAAAAAATATCTTCTAGGAACATTTTTATGCGCCTTTACACTCATTTCTTGTAAAACAGATCAAAAAAAAGAGGGTGATAACGCTTCCGCGAAAGCAAAAATTGAAAATACTCAAAAAGTAGCACCCGTTTTTAAACACTCGCTGGCTCAATGGTCACTTCACAAACCATTTCTTGATGGCACAATGAACCCAAAGAACTTCCCTCAAATTGCAAAAGATTTAGGCTTTACTGGTGTTGAATACGTAACACAATTATATCCAGAATTACAGGACAAGAGTGATTATGAAGAAAAAATAATGAACTGGGCTCGTGAGATGAAAGAGCAATCTGATGCAGCGGGAATAGATAATGTCATTATCATGGTAGATCGTGATGGAGAACTTGCTGATCCAGATAATTCAAAACGTGAAGAAGCTATTGCTGTACACAAATACTGGATGGGTGCTGCTAGAATAATTGGCGCTCATTCTGTCCGTGCTAATCTTTTTGGAGAAGAAGACCCAAAAAAATGGCACGAATACTCTGTCTCATCATTAAGAGAGCTTAGTGCATATGGAGAAAAGGTAGGTGTAAATATTGTAATCGAAAATCATGGTGGATGGTCTAGTGACGGAGCAAAGCTGGCCGCTGTGATGACGGAAGTAGATTCTGATTATGCTGGTACATTACCTGATTTTGGAAATTTTTGTGTAAAAAGAGAAGGTGGAGCAAGATGGGGAGCGCCTTGTATAGAAGAGTATGATACTTATAAAGGTATCGTAGAACTTATGCCTTTTGCAAAAGGGGTATCTGCCAAGTCGTATAACTTTGATGAAAATGGTAACGAGACAAAACTAGACTATGCACGCATAATGCAAATCGTTGCAGATAGCGGTTTTGAAGGATATGTGGGTACAGAATATGAGGGACCACTAGAAGACCCAAAAGAAGGTATCGCACTTACCAAGGCACTTGTTCAAAAATCAATAGACAATCTTAAATAA
- a CDS encoding MFS transporter has translation MKSTTKFQLSFMMFLEFFIWGGWFVTLGTFLGNLGADGAEIGEAFSTQSWGAIIAPFFIGLIADRYFNAERILGVLHLIGAVLMYLMSQSSDFSTFYPYVFGYMIAYMPTLALVNSVAFNQMKDPSKDFPFIRVWGTIGWIIAGLFISFAFSWDSEDGIKQGLLANTFLMTAIVSVVLGVFSFTLPKTPPSAKGEKVTIKDILGFEALGLLKDRNFFVFFLSSVLICIPLAFYYTNLSPFLTESGVENSTAWTTIGQASEILFMLLLPFFFKKFGFKKTILVGMLAWAIRYMLFAYGNGGDLFSIVVLGIALHGICYDFFFVSGQIYTDSKAGPKIKSAAQGLITLATYGVGMAVGFYITGIITDANILGEGHDWNSVWVFPAIFAAAVFVIFALLFKSEKIEYTE, from the coding sequence ATGAAATCAACGACTAAGTTTCAATTATCCTTTATGATGTTCCTCGAGTTTTTTATTTGGGGAGGTTGGTTTGTGACCTTAGGTACATTTTTAGGTAACCTTGGCGCCGATGGGGCAGAGATTGGAGAAGCTTTCTCTACACAGTCTTGGGGAGCAATTATAGCACCCTTTTTTATAGGTTTAATCGCCGATAGATATTTTAATGCAGAACGTATCCTTGGTGTCTTACACTTGATAGGTGCTGTTCTCATGTACCTAATGTCTCAATCCTCTGACTTCTCTACTTTTTACCCTTATGTTTTTGGGTATATGATTGCGTACATGCCTACACTAGCACTTGTAAATTCCGTTGCGTTTAATCAAATGAAAGATCCTTCAAAAGATTTTCCATTCATACGCGTATGGGGAACTATAGGCTGGATCATTGCGGGACTTTTTATAAGTTTTGCTTTCTCTTGGGACTCAGAAGACGGAATTAAACAAGGTTTATTAGCCAATACATTTTTAATGACAGCCATTGTTTCTGTAGTATTAGGTGTTTTTAGTTTTACCTTACCTAAAACACCACCAAGTGCAAAAGGAGAAAAAGTGACTATTAAAGATATTTTGGGGTTCGAAGCATTAGGACTTTTAAAAGACAGAAACTTTTTTGTTTTCTTTCTTTCATCTGTACTTATCTGTATCCCATTAGCTTTTTATTATACAAACCTAAGTCCATTCTTAACGGAATCTGGTGTGGAAAATTCTACGGCTTGGACTACTATAGGGCAAGCTTCTGAAATATTATTCATGTTATTACTTCCGTTTTTCTTTAAGAAGTTTGGGTTTAAGAAGACTATCCTCGTAGGAATGCTTGCTTGGGCTATACGTTACATGCTTTTTGCCTATGGTAACGGAGGCGATCTGTTTTCAATAGTAGTATTAGGTATTGCACTTCACGGAATCTGTTATGACTTCTTCTTTGTATCTGGACAGATTTACACAGATAGTAAAGCCGGACCAAAAATCAAGAGTGCTGCGCAAGGGCTTATCACACTTGCGACATACGGAGTGGGTATGGCCGTAGGTTTTTATATAACTGGGATAATAACTGATGCAAATATTCTAGGTGAAGGTCACGATTGGAACTCTGTATGGGTATTCCCAGCAATTTTTGCAGCAGCAGTATTTGTGATTTTTGCACTATTATTTAAGAGTGAGAAAATAGAATATACGGAGTAG
- a CDS encoding Gfo/Idh/MocA family protein: protein MSNKIRWGVLGGGGDSLIGVLHRVAASMFDAYQLVGGSFNPDIEVSKEFAAQIGIPTDRIYKDLTELIEKETALPADQRIQVVSILTPNFLHFPMAKQLLEAGFNVICEKPMTMTHAEALELEAIQKKNGNVFGLTHTYTGYPMVRQMREMIANGELGEIQKVDAQYYQGWINNLIHDKEQRNSTWRLMPEKSGISCCLGDIGVHAYQMLEFVTGKKIKSVLADLNHLYADNEMDIDGTVLLRLDEYTKGVLRSSQIATGEENNFTVAIYGTKAGLKWEQEKPNYLYLLEDGQPMRVLKPGHAYNSALSLDGTKLPPGHPEGIFDAMGNIYKGVAKAIRGEDYNSGEFPGMTDGVRGMNFIQKAVQSHRDGNVWVDLE, encoded by the coding sequence ATGAGTAATAAAATAAGATGGGGCGTCTTAGGTGGCGGCGGAGATAGTTTAATAGGTGTGTTACACCGAGTGGCGGCTAGTATGTTTGATGCATACCAACTAGTAGGTGGTTCTTTTAATCCAGATATTGAAGTAAGCAAAGAATTTGCTGCTCAAATAGGCATCCCGACAGATCGTATTTATAAAGATTTAACGGAGCTTATAGAAAAAGAAACTGCCTTACCAGCAGACCAGCGTATACAGGTGGTGTCTATACTCACGCCTAACTTTTTACACTTCCCGATGGCAAAGCAGCTCCTAGAAGCTGGCTTTAACGTGATCTGTGAGAAGCCTATGACAATGACGCACGCAGAGGCGCTTGAGCTCGAGGCTATCCAAAAGAAGAATGGTAACGTATTTGGGCTTACACATACCTACACTGGCTACCCTATGGTACGCCAAATGAGGGAAATGATAGCAAATGGAGAACTAGGCGAGATACAAAAAGTAGACGCTCAGTATTACCAAGGCTGGATTAATAACCTCATACACGACAAGGAGCAACGCAATAGCACCTGGCGTTTAATGCCCGAGAAATCTGGCATTTCTTGCTGTCTGGGTGATATAGGCGTTCACGCTTACCAGATGCTGGAGTTTGTCACTGGTAAGAAAATTAAATCTGTACTTGCAGACCTCAACCATCTGTATGCAGATAATGAGATGGACATAGACGGTACCGTATTACTGCGCTTAGATGAATACACAAAAGGAGTGTTACGCTCAAGCCAAATAGCAACAGGTGAAGAAAACAATTTTACCGTAGCTATTTATGGTACAAAAGCTGGACTCAAGTGGGAGCAAGAAAAACCCAACTATCTTTATTTATTAGAAGATGGACAACCTATGCGCGTGCTTAAACCAGGCCACGCTTATAACAGTGCGCTATCGCTAGATGGCACAAAACTACCTCCGGGACACCCAGAAGGAATTTTTGATGCGATGGGTAATATCTATAAAGGTGTTGCTAAGGCAATACGTGGAGAAGACTACAATTCAGGTGAGTTTCCGGGGATGACAGATGGTGTACGAGGAATGAATTTTATTCAGAAAGCCGTGCAATCTCATCGTGATGGGAATGTGTGGGTAGACCTAGAGTAG